A segment of the Corylus avellana chromosome ca2, CavTom2PMs-1.0 genome:
ATCCAACGATCAGCTAGTTGCAGAATCACTGTGGTGGGCTTTAGCTCCCCTAGGCCGAGCTGCTGGTATACTGAATATggaagtaaattcacaccagctcGCGGATCTAAGAGTGCCTTatcaatttcccttttttcgatgatgcatgaaattgtaggagccctggggtccttgaacttcggaGGAGTGTTGTGCCTAATCAGGGAACTCACTTGCTCAATCAGAAGGACTTTCATGGGGATGTTATTTAtggtcttcctcttttgagtacacaagtctttaaggaacttgACATTGGTGCGATGGCATCAAGAAGAGGGAGGTTAATTTTCacctgtttgaacatctccatcattccttgtattttctctccttgtttcccaaagtgagACGGTGCCTTGAGACATTTTGGGAAGGGGGTTGTGGCTCATATGGAATCTCTAGAGTGGGAGCTACTGATGACGAAGCCTCATTGCTTACTtgcttgcatttatcattctACAGATTCCGTGCAACCTTCGtgtgctcatccttcttctcctccacatgattgtcaattattttttcGCTTTGcaaggtggtgatggcttgaacttgctgatggtatgaagtgccctTTAGGATTTACTACTAgttgacttggaagctttccttcgtccctTTTGTTGagggtgttggcaagttgtccaacttgagcttccagcttggcaatggattgggaatgtgagttcACAATCTCCTGTTGAGACTTCACCATCTGCTTTATCTCGCCCGCCAAGtcactcatcatttttagcatccgatcctcaaaattagaatctgagggaggtggtgcggcctggtattgctgctgtgaaggccggtaagtggaatgaggttgatagggctgcctgttggattgagcttgattgtgtggccctggGGTTGGGTTGCCCAAATTTGAGTTCTTCCacgagaaatttggatgatttctccactcggggttgtaggtattggagtacggatcattacccggtttggagaaagctgcattaacttGCTCATTAgcaatatcagtataatttccaataacagggcagttatttacatgatgcataggactagaacaGAATGAGCACGATTTAGGTAGTGTGTGCgtgtgagcagcattaggagcaaaaccagcagtcatccattggtctagcttcttggtgatagcctcaactacttggttggcaatgtttggggaatggcctgcttcatacaaactctctgtcttgagtgctttaggtgctggtgcccttcgtctagtggaaacctgctgaagagaattgttactcaaattttcaaacatagaccatgcttcatctttcctttttaacatgaatgttcctccacatgatgcatccaccatttttctattggactcggtcagcccatcatagaaacactgcactagctgccattttgggacagcgtggtgtggacatgatctaagtaAGCTCTgcagcctatcccaagtctcatggaaatcttctccctcatattgggagaaggtagtgatagctctcctagtgtcattggtcattcctatgggaaaatacttcttaagaaattcttgctgcaattgagcccaagaagtgatagagttgggtgttaaggactggaaccaatgtttggctttttccttgagggagaaaggaaaaagacgcatccttagggcatcctcagtgaatcttttcattttagtggtatcacaaattaCTTCAAAATCACtaaggaagtcataaggattttcagtgctaagccctaggaaagaaggtaaacttcgtatagtgctgggcttaatttcataatgggttgccgtaatttctgGCAGCAGGAGACATGTGGgtgtagtgtaagtggtaggaagataatgATCTTACAAAGCTATGTGGTTACCGTCACCCATGGTCTTAGTGGAatgctcttctagcaaattaggggttctttgggatctaatttgtctaagagtgcgatcaatttcaaggtcgcaagaaattaatggaaaagacaaagaacggcgactgagcataaacaaaacagaaagaaaagaaaaactgagctaaaacagaaaagtaaagctcacaaacggcccttagatgCGCTGGGATTTTGGATGCAGGTTGctgctggtgcgctcgatcgcacgacagggtacgctcgagcgtactgccgtCGATGGGTGCGAGCGTAGGCATGGAGGGATCAAGTGCAGACGATGGAGTGCAtacgtgcgctcgatcacacacgACCTGCACTCGATCTCAGTCATAGAGAAGGCTGCTACGAACCTGTTtgagaattctaaaaaaataaaactaaaaataaaaaaaaaaaaaaaaaaacaaattaaagttagCAACGGAAAACAGAAAATTAGATTATTAggctaaaattaatccttaaaatttgacaataaaaccgttaagcagtccccggcaaaggggccaaaaattgatgtggtatttttgtgacaaaaaatatctattataaaaataactactCGCAATatgacgaatctttgtaggatacggctatagagaggttATCGTACCTCAAGGACTGTAgaggtttaattatcaaaatttaaaagattaaagttaacttaattaaaatgcgatttgatttgatttgatttgatttgcttcaaaactaaagtgcatgaaaataaaaagagtaaatatatgagagagagagagaaagtagggtattgatttcactaCGATCcccacatcaatggttaaccatatttaattctaacaattcattctatgcatgttataatttaaacaagcaaacatatgaaaataatttcatacaatcaatggaatagcataacccatcttcggttggcacggatcgtctaccttaattacactaaactagggtgtaatATGATCCGTCTCTCCTAGGTATGGTccatctaaccctattgattgcatgccaattaagaaccattgtataaccatcattctaataatcacagaaaataagaatgatttgagttcaataatagtaaaataatttctaagacaagataagaattttactaatattgaattgggattaaagaacaattgcatttaatatgaagaacataaatcaattgtagcaatccttaGAGTTATACAattaacatgcataaattgaaaaactagaaattaaatacaatcaaaccattgtgctcggaaagggttacatcaataccccacaattgggtttagccgctcatgatcttcgaagtttcacagacaatttactgaaattttaactctagaaagcggtgtgtctgtttacaacgtttagagccctatttataaggattaggaaaaccctaaaaaccctagaaaccctcagAAAACCGGAGGTTAGTCTCCTAGTGTAATTGGGAgattgaaaaccaaatccacactggaaaaggattgctgccaTGCAATacatgcccgagtgcgctcgatccaaggTTTTGTACActcgagcgcagtgcgctcgagcctagctgttatgcgcacgagcgcaggcatgcgctcgatccctggccgcaAACGCTTGAGCATAGGTGCACTCGAGCTCAGGAgtggctgcgctcgatcctagatccagaatgctcagctttttgcccttttatgCCCaatttttcaatggtttgtcaaataagacctgaaacacaaaaacaaagcgaaatcaaacaaataacaacgctaaggaattaacatatgtaaattaaggggcttgaatgtgcaacattcaacGCTTATTATGCGCCAAAACGCAAATGCGTCAATACTTTTGAGGGTAAAGTGGATTTCCCCCTTTTATTTTGGTGGCCTCTCTAAAGCGGCATTCTTCTAATGTTCTTCAAGGTGAAGCATTGGTGGCTTTGTTGGCTGCTTAGTTGGCTGTCTCCTTCGGCTATGGTAATTGTGTTCTAGAGGGTGGTTCTCCATTGGTGGTGCTTGCTGTCAACAACCCTTCCTTGATGTTGTGTCTCTATTGGTGGTCCTTTCTAAATAGCATTCTTATGATGTTCTTAAAGGTGAAGCATTGGCGGCTTTGTTGGCTATCTCCTCCAactttggtaattttttttgaaggtgATTCTCTATTGGTGGTGCTTGCTATCAACAAGCCTTCCCTTTTCTATTCCTGCtcttttttctaattgtatTTCTCATATTAGCGTCGATTTATCCTCATTTTAAAGTTagaatgctttgaaagtgtaTAGATGAGCCAATTTTTGAGCACATGTTTTATCTAAGTGAGCTACTTTCCCTTCTTGTTTTTGGAAGAATTCCTATAAGATCTTCCATTCTCTATTTCATCTGGATAAAGAGTGGGAAAAATCCTCCCCTTTAGTCTAAATATAGCTCTTGAACTTTCACATAATTGTACTATCACATGTTAAATTAAGgtttttagttaattttatcCTCAAACTTTTCAAAGGATTCAAAAGCCTTCTATAATGAGTTATGCTCCCGAatcattcaaaataaaaataaaaataaataaataaagtttttttttttcttacgaGGGCTAATTCCTGGGCTGATTTTTTACTTCCACAACAAGAAGTTGTATAACAATTATATAATAGTccactaaataacattactcttctaTAATACCCTAGGCTGAATTTTTAATGAATCACCTTGATGGTCATATGGTCACTAAGTACcatgtaataaataaaaaataattaaattgatgtACTTAATAATATGAAAAGTcataaggaaaataattattgtattaaAACTCACCCTCTAATTTCATTGTCCCAAAATATGAAAACTTACTAATGATATGTATTTTAATAAGCCAAAATAAACATCACAATTTTTCTAAGATACTCTTAGACCAAGAAGTTTGAATTTGAGTTAAAAAGaagagtttaaaattttaaagtaaaattatgagaaattcaaCCAATTACATCCTATATAGACAAAACTATGGTTAAAAATCAAACATGGAGAAGTGACCTCCCTAGCTATATAGACAAATTGGaatatgtcattttttatgTGTTATGCATGCACTTGTTGTGAagtttgtgtcccacattgagaaaatataaagaaaaagagtacttaatatacttaagtggacccGAGCTCATTAATTTAGGCTTTTGGACTAGAAATtatgtcctaatatgtatattaacttactcttgtataactttctttgtgtttctctccccaacaattggtattagagccaatgGTTAGCTTCTGCTTTGCTGCTACAAGTATTTTGGTTTGACTCACGTAAAAAACGTGTCATTTCTCTTGGAATACGCATGACACTCTTGTGTGAGGGGGAGTTTGGTCAATGTGGTATAGACCCACAAGTGATGGGATATTTGTTGTGCATACACTTGTGAAGTttgtgtctcacattgagaaaaagaaaagaaagaaaaagtacttAATATAGGTAAAtggacccaagcccattagcttaggcttttgggctaaaAGTGGCAtccatatatgtatattaacttaccCTTATTTGACTCCCTTAGTGTTTCTCTCCCTAACAACATGCATTGACAAATATGGCTGGTTCAAAAAGGATTTATGACCTTCAATTCAACCCCAATACTTTTTCCCATTTCTTTCTGTGTTTTACACAcgcgcagagagagagagagagagagagagagagatatgctCAACAAATGTCAACATTATTTTATACTCCAACTCCATTAAAGGAGAGTTACATATgcaaccttttattttaatattgttatgATGAAATGAGGAAAACTAGCAAAGGAATCATAATAGTTTCATAAGTTTCTATCAGAACTTTTTCTGAAGAGCTTCAATAAAATTCATGTCAAGTTGGAAGGCCTTGGCAAGAACATTAGCATTGATGGGAGGATTAGATCCGAAAATAGCATTTACAATCGTGGTGGCACGTGCATTTTGGCTGCTCAAACCAGCGAAGGCAATAGCATTAGTCTTTCCCGCATTGAACTGAACGTGAATGAGATCAATTGGGAATACAAAGACGTCTCCCTTCTTTAGTATTTTGGTGAAAAGTCGATTCTCTGGGTTGGATGTGACAAAACCAACTAACAGAGTACCTTCTACGACTACCAGAATCTCTGTGGCACGAGGGTGAGTGTGAACGGCATTTTGGCCATATGGTGCATAGTTAATACAAACCAAAGATATGCCTAGAGTGTTGAGGCCTAGGATTTGGTCCACATTCGTAGTAGTGACATTCGACCCAACTTGATTCTCTGTATTTTTAGGAATTTGGAGCCCAGATTAATTGAAATCATTGGCCTTGGTATCCTTCAAATCCTTGCAGAATTTTCCATTCACAAACACTGCAGGAAACAATAGATTGTAAGATAGCATACAAGAGTAAGAAATCAATAAAGATATACAGTAATGCTTGTAAGCAGAAAggaatgaaaataattatatatataccagcagACTTGTGGTCATCAATTGCAACACAAATGTCCTGAAGAGGGCTGGGATCGAAGGTAGAGACAAGGGAGAATGCAAGGGACAAGAGAGCCACAATTGCAAGGAAATGGACTCCTTTTATCATATCTAAATAAGCTCTATGTGTAACTTGGTGATGGGTGATAAAATATTGAATGGGAAACATGTGCATTATAGATAATTGCTACGGAAATTATCATTGGTTCTGCTACAGAAAGTCTTGAGTGGTTATGGATATTTAATATTACAAGGACCAAGTTCTTCAACAACTAATGCAGACTTTTTAACCACGTTTCGATttcttcttctgattctgaTGGCTATCGATCAATGCCTTAACATATTTGTAAAGAAGCTTTGGTCTTCAAATCTAGGTTGCTGAAGATGTCAACTGATCAACCGGTCTTGTTTATGATCGAAATCGTATTTCTCTTCAAAAGTCTTCTCGACCTTCCCACAAAAATCCATTTGCAAAAACACTGTTTTAGTTGGATCTGCTTTGATGGAGAAGCTTGCTTGCGTTGTCATCTGGTATTGAGGTCTCAGAATATTTCTCCTCGATAAATAAAGACTGCATGTGCTTTAATAATGCCTCGTTTTCTCCTATCCATCCAGGACCAAACTTGAGTCCGACGGGcaaaactctttcaattttctttgaaGCAATCTTCCAAACTACAGGCCTAAGATTTGCTTCAAATCGCGTGATGCTTCTCGCATTACCAtggtcgagccaccccaaaacctttgggggtggtttcagccacctctTTTTGAccattaggggtggccgaactacccccaATGGCCTTGGGGGTTTGGGCACAACATTCCAACCTCAGctacccccaatggccaaagtgggggtggccggtcaccATTGTGGGCCAATATAGGGTAGCCAGGCCATcctattatttactttttaatttatttttaggatttatttatttgtttatttttttaattatttttaggacatgtggcattaCGTTATGACTTGTGGCAGTCTGTTAGTTTGGGCTGACGGATGTACTAAATTTGTCTTTACCTATAAGTCAGGTATCATCTATGATATGATTTGAAACCTatgtatgaaaaaaataaaaaaagtgaaaacctaagtactaaaaaggtaattaaccctaattttattctcaaactttTCAAACAATGCAAAAGCCTTCTATAAAACCCGAGGGCAATGTTTTTGACATGTTTGCACAAGGGGAGGGAAAGGGGGTAGGGGgtttcaaactagtgacctctggtTCATAAGGGgtggtctccagccgattgagcgtTCCTTTAGAAAtatgaagctaaatttttaatGGGAAGTGAATCACTTGATGATCACATGGTAACTAACCCTCTAATTTCATTGTCCAAAATGTGAAAACTTAGGAGTTAATGAAAGGTATTTTAATAGTGGAATGCTAGACTTACAAACAAGATTTTACAAACAAACTTTTAGAACAGGATGCGGCACAACATAAttggaaatgagataaattcaagttttgagaaacccaatcatattgtgccacgtcatgttgtaaaagtttttttgtaaaatttgtttgcaagcatagcatttttcattttaataaccaaaataaacatCACAATTTCTCTAAAACTCCCTTAGAATAAGAAGTCTGAATTCAAGTTAAAAAGATGAGTTTAAACATATACAGTAATATTATGATAAATTAAACCAAATTCCATCCTATATAGgcaagttatggttaaaatccCACATAGACAAGTTGGAATTTGTCCATTTTTATATGCTTGACAAATATGGCTGGTTCAAAAAGGAGTTACGTCCTTTAATTCAACCCCAATACTTTCTTACTGtgttacacacacacacacacacacacgcaaaGAGAGATATGATCAGCAAATGTCAACATTATTTTATACTCCAACTCCCCTAAAGGAGCATTACATACgcaaccttttattttaaaattgtaatgatGGAATGAGGAAAACGGGAAAAGGGTTCATAATAGTTTTATAAGTTTCTCTAATTATCCCATCAGAACTTCTTCTGAAGATCTTTAATAATATTCTTGTCAAGTTGGAAAGCTTTGGCGAGAACATCAGAGTTGATGGGAAGATTAGATCCGAAAACAGCATTTGCTATCGTGATGACTCCTGCATTTTGGCTGCTCAAACCAGCAAAGGCTACGGCATTAGTCTTTCCCGCATTGAACTGAAAGTGAATGAGACCAATTGGGAACACAAATACATCTCCCTTCTTTAGAACTTTGGTGAAAAGACGATTCTCTGGGTTGGATGTGACAAAACCAACTAGCAGAGTACCTTCTACGACTACCAGAATCTCAGTCGCACGAGGGTGAGTGTGAGGAGGATTTTGTCCATATGGTGCATAGTCAATGCGAACCAAAGATATGCCTAGAGTGTTGAGGCCTGGGATTTGGTCCACATTCACAGTAGTGACATTTGACCCAACTCGATTGTCTGTATTTCCAGGAATTTGGAGCCCAGAGAAGTAGAAATCATCGGCCTTGGTATCCTTCAAATCCTTGCAGAATTTCCCATTCACAAACACTGCAGGAAACAATGGATTGCAATAATAAGAAACCAATAAAGATATATAATAATGCTTGTAAGCAGAAAGTAATGAACATAATTATAAATACCAGCAGATTTGGGGTCATCAATTGCAACACAAATGTCTTGAAGAGGGCTGGGATCGAAGGCAGAGACAAAGGAGGATGCAAGTGACAAGAGAGCAACAATTGCAAGGAAATGGACTCCTTTCATCATATCTAAATAAGCTTTGTGTGTAACTTGGTGATGGGTGATAAAATATTGAATGGGAAACATGTGTATTTATAGATAACTGCTATGGAAATGGTCATTGGTTCTGCTACACAAAGTCTTGAGTGGTTATGGATATTTAATATTACAAGTACCAAGTTCTTCAACAACTAACGCAGAATTTGAGCCTCCGTGGGTTTCTTCTTCTCAtgctttctctttgttcttatttgattacttcttctcatgctttctctttgttcttaTTTGATTACTTCTTCTCATGCCACTTCAACGCCATAACATATTTAAAGGTTGTTTGGTCAATAAACAACGGAAGCACTCAAATCTAGATTGCTTAAGATGTCAAATGAGACAGNNNNNNNNNNNNNNNNNNNNNNNNNNNNNNNNNNNNNNNNNNNNNNNNNNNNNNNNNNNNNNNNNNNNNNNNNNNNNNNNNNNNNNNNNNNNNNNNNNNNCTGaaatgtcctccacaagctagagaGTGACAGAATGTGAGAATACTAGAAAAATCACTCTCAGGGACACAGCGTCGGATGATCTGATCAacacaatacttgaacaactccGGATCTTCCCAAAAATAGAATCAAACTTGCTTAaagaagcggtccttatcttgtttagaccaatgagaaggaatTCATCCTgtagctagataattgacaatatcggcaTACCATGGCGGATTTCTCGGAGTGATTTCAAAtagttgctcatctgggaaaGTGTCATGAACAGGAACCGGCTGGGGTGTCTCAAATAAAATTCTTGGCAGATGGTCGGCAACAACATTCTCAGTACCCTTCTTATCccgaatctcaatatcaaattcttgcagaagTAGTATCCAGTGGATCAATCGtggctttgtttccttcttggccagcaaatgtcgtagagcagcatgatcaaaaaaaatgaaaacctttGATCCCAGAAGATATGAGCGAAATTTATCCGAAGCAAAGaccacagctagcaattctttctcggtggttgtgtaattgacttgagcatccattagagtcttgctagcataataaatgacatgaagAGCTGTGCCTACCCGttgtcccaaaactgcacccacaGCATAGTCAGTCGCATCACACATGATTTCAAATGGCAAAGACTAGTCAAGAGGCTACAGGATGGGGGCAGAAGATAACAAGGGCCGAAGCTTCTAGAATGCAtcgtgacatgcttcatcaTAGTGGAAAGGGGcgtccttagcaagcaagtcacataagggccttgaaattttactgaagtCCTTAATGAAGCGGCGATAGAATCCTGCATGCCCTAGGAAGGAACGTATCTACTTCACTAAAGTGGGCGGTGGTAAATTTTCAATAAGCTCAACTTTGGCCtggtccacctcaatacctcttttggacactatatggcctaaaactataccttcctgcaccatgaagtggctcttctcccaaCTTAAAATCAgattagtttctttgcaatgttgaagcacaagtgaaagattatggagacatttattagaaaaagatccaaaaatagaaaaatcatccataaatacctccaaaaatcTCTCCACCATGTCGaagaagatagacatcatacatctctggaatgtggcaggTGCCTTGCATAAGCCGAAGAGCATGCGTCGGTAAGCAAACGTGCCGAATGGACAGGTGAACGTCGTCTTCTCTTAgtcttggggatcaactgcAACCTGATTATACCCGGAATAGCCATCTAGGAAGCAATAGTAGCTTTGGCCAGcaagacgctccaaaatttgatcaatgaatgagaGCGGAAAGTGGTCCTTCCGAGTATGGGAATTGAGCTTCCAGTAGTCGGTGCAAACACGCCATCCCGTAGTTGTGCGTTGTGGAACCAACTCTCCAGCAGAATTCTCAACAACGGTGATGCCGGATTTCTTTGCAACCACTTGAGTGGGGttcacccatttgctatctgagatagggtagatgatgcctgcatcaagtaacttgactacctctttcatcACTACCTCTTTCATGTTGGCATTCAACTGGCGCTATGCCGCATGGGAGGGTCGAGCATCTTGTTCCAAATGGATCTGGTGCATATAAATAGAGGGGtcgatgcctttcaaatctgccacGGTCCATCCAATGGCctctttgtacttctttaaCACTGCGAGCTGACTGTCTTCTTAGTCCTTTTTTAGGTCGAAAGCAATGATAACCGGCAGAGTGTTGTTAGATCCAAGAAATGCATACTTGAGCTTTGCTGAcaggggcttcaactcaagcttcAATGGAGAAAGTTGAGAAGGAATAGGAGGAGTGCTCGATGTCACAGGTAGGGGctcctttactactctccatggatgGAAATTTGCACTTGCGGCTGTTTCTAGCAAATCATGGACCTCTTTGATGTACTGGTCGGGGTTGAATTCTTTAAAGTCGAAGTAATTCAGGCAGGCTTCCACTGGATCCTTTGTCAGGAGACTAGGTAGTGAATCTTTTACATATTCCTCAatgctgtccaaaaagaaacactcattctgatcaggagcatgctaaaatgcagtaaagatattcaatCGAACCTTGATATTGTcaaatgagatctccatgaATCTAGTTTGACAATTGATACATGCATTcgctgtggctaagaaaggatgcccaaggatgacaggaaccagCTTCTCAGGATTGGGCACGGGCTCGGTGTCAAGCACTGTAAAGTCGACTGGGAAGAAACATTTATCCAcctggatgatcacatcttctacaatccctctaggcttcttaatcCAACGATCAGCTAGTTGCAGAATCAATGTGGTGGGCTTTAGCTCCCATAGGCCGAGCTGCTAGTATACTGAATATggaagtaaattcacaccagctcgcagatctaagagtgccttatcaatttcccttttttcgatgatgcatgaaattgtaggagccctGGGGTCCTTGAACTTCGTAGGAGTGTTGTGCCTAATCAGGGAACTCACTTGCTCAATCAGAAGGACTTTCATGGGGATGTTATTTAtggtcttcctcttttgagtacacaagtctttaaggaacttggcataggcagGCACTTGTGCGATGGCATCAAGAAGAGGGAGGTTGATTTTCacctgtttgaacatctccatcattccttgtattttctctccttgtttcccaaagtgagacggtgccttgagacgttTTAGGAAGGGGGCCGTGGCTCATATGGAATCTCTGGAGTGGGAGCTACTGATGACGAAGCCTCATTGCTTACTtgcttgcatttatcattctgCAGATTCCGTGCAACCTCTGtgtgctcatccttcttctcctcgACATGATTGTCAATTATTTTTGCGCTTCGcaaggtggtgatggcttgaacttgttgatggtatgaagtgccctcatctaccatgtagtgCCCTTTAGGATTTACGACTAgttgacttggaagctttccttcatccCTTTTGTTGagggtgttggcaagttgtccgacttgagcttccagcttggcaatggattgggaatgtgagttcACAATCTCCTGTTGAGACTTCACCATCTACTTTATCTCGCCTGCcagctcactcatcatttttagcatccgatcctcaaaattagaatctgagggaggtggtgcggcctggtattgctgttgtggaggccggtaagtggaatgaggttgatAGGGCTGCcagttggattgagcttgattgtgtggccctggGGTTGGGTTGCCCGAATTTgagttcttccatgagaaatttggatgatttctccacccggggttgtaggtattggagtacggatcattacccggtttggagaaagctgcattaacctgctcattagcaatatcagtataatttccagtaacatggcagttatttacatgatgcataggactagaacaGAATGAGCACGATTCAGGTAGTGTGTGCgtgtgagcagcattaggaatcaaaaccagcagtcatccattggtctagcttcttggtgatagcctcaactacttggttggccatgtttggggaatgacctacttcatacaaactctctgtcttgagtgctttaggt
Coding sequences within it:
- the LOC132171428 gene encoding germin-like protein subfamily 1 member 13 — translated: MMKGVHFLAIVALLSLASSFVSAFDPSPLQDICVAIDDPKSAVFVNGKFCKDLKDTKADDFYFSGLQIPGNTDNRVGSNVTTVNVDQIPGLNTLGISLVRIDYAPYGQNPPHTHPRATEILVVVEGTLLVGFVTSNPENRLFTKVLKKGDVFVFPIGLIHFQFNAGKTNAVAFAGLSSQNAGVITIANAVFGSNLPINSDVLAKAFQLDKNIIKDLQKKF